A portion of the Oxynema aestuarii AP17 genome contains these proteins:
- a CDS encoding DedA family protein — protein sequence MSVELFSLETLKEIAHQYGYWAVFLGITLENAGIPLPGETITLVGGFLAGSGELNYWFVLLSAIAGAVLGDNFGYWIGKTGGWPLLVSLSRLFRISEDKLLSVKDRFSENAAQAVFLGRFVALLRIFAGPLAGISQMPYQQFFLCNMAGASLWATVMVSLSFFIGELIPLDQLVTSVAKFAVFALVVVLAWFVIPPLLEARSAAEELDP from the coding sequence ATGTCGGTTGAGCTTTTTTCGCTAGAAACCCTCAAAGAAATCGCGCATCAATACGGCTACTGGGCAGTTTTTCTAGGGATAACATTAGAGAATGCAGGCATTCCTCTTCCCGGAGAAACCATTACGCTCGTGGGAGGTTTCCTCGCCGGAAGTGGGGAATTAAATTACTGGTTCGTCCTCCTTAGCGCGATCGCCGGAGCCGTTTTAGGAGATAACTTCGGTTATTGGATTGGCAAAACAGGAGGGTGGCCCCTTCTGGTCAGTCTTTCTCGTTTATTTCGTATTTCAGAAGATAAATTACTTTCCGTTAAAGATCGCTTTAGCGAGAATGCAGCTCAAGCCGTATTTTTAGGAAGATTTGTTGCCCTCCTGCGTATTTTTGCAGGCCCGCTAGCGGGAATTTCCCAAATGCCCTATCAGCAATTTTTTCTATGTAACATGGCAGGGGCGAGCTTATGGGCCACTGTTATGGTCAGTTTGTCATTTTTTATTGGCGAACTGATTCCCTTAGATCAGTTGGTAACCAGCGTTGCTAAATTTGCGGTTTTTGCTTTAGTCGTCGTTTTAGCATGGTTCGTGATTCCGCCGTTATTAGAGGCACGCAGTGCCGCAGAAGAACTCGATCCCTAA
- a CDS encoding zinc ribbon domain-containing protein, translating into MLRKDCVDTAFGQFLSLTEWVCWKRGVYFAKVNPNGTSQTCPSCLATASKGLEVREYHCPECGYRTHRDHAAAEMVLRRGLENVVTQGLWGTETACQVGLSGSMT; encoded by the coding sequence ATGTTGCGAAAAGATTGTGTAGATACTGCCTTCGGACAATTTCTGTCTCTGACGGAATGGGTGTGCTGGAAACGGGGAGTCTACTTTGCTAAAGTCAACCCCAACGGCACCAGTCAAACCTGTCCATCCTGCCTTGCTACGGCGAGCAAAGGGTTGGAAGTCAGAGAGTATCATTGTCCTGAGTGTGGATATCGAACGCATCGTGACCATGCCGCAGCAGAGATGGTTTTGCGTCGTGGACTAGAAAACGTAGTAACCCAGGGACTCTGGGGAACGGAAACCGCCTGTCAAGTCGGTCTGTCGGGGTCTATGACCTAG
- the rpsB gene encoding 30S ribosomal protein S2, which produces MAVVSLAQLLESGVHFGHQTRRWNPKMSPYIFTERNGVHIIDLVQTAQLIEEAYDYMRTAAEKGQKVLFVGTKRQAAGIIAQEAARCGAYYVNQRWLGGMLTNWTTIKTRVDRLKELERLEETGAMDLRPKKERSMLRRELAKLQKYLGGIKLMRKVPDIVVVVDLRREYNAVQECQKLDIPIVSLLDTNCDPDVADIPIPANDDAIRSIKLIIGKLADAIYEGRHGELDSSDGDDEPDDVDYEDYDDEDQDEDQDEEDEDEDEDEDSDD; this is translated from the coding sequence ATGGCAGTCGTCTCTTTAGCCCAGCTATTAGAGTCCGGGGTTCACTTCGGCCACCAAACGCGCCGTTGGAATCCGAAAATGTCGCCGTACATCTTCACCGAACGCAACGGCGTCCACATCATCGACCTAGTCCAAACGGCCCAGTTAATCGAAGAAGCTTACGATTACATGCGGACGGCGGCGGAAAAAGGTCAAAAAGTGTTGTTTGTGGGAACCAAGCGGCAAGCGGCGGGGATTATTGCCCAAGAAGCCGCCCGTTGTGGAGCCTACTACGTCAACCAACGCTGGTTGGGAGGAATGCTCACCAACTGGACGACGATCAAAACCCGGGTTGACCGACTCAAAGAATTAGAACGACTGGAAGAAACGGGCGCGATGGACCTGCGTCCGAAGAAAGAGCGCTCGATGTTGCGTCGGGAGTTAGCCAAACTCCAGAAATATTTAGGCGGCATCAAACTGATGCGTAAAGTTCCCGATATCGTGGTCGTAGTCGATTTACGCCGGGAATATAACGCGGTGCAGGAATGTCAAAAGCTCGATATTCCGATCGTGTCCCTGTTGGATACCAACTGCGATCCGGACGTGGCGGATATTCCGATTCCGGCGAACGACGACGCCATTCGTTCGATTAAGTTGATTATCGGCAAACTCGCCGATGCCATCTACGAAGGGCGTCATGGAGAACTGGATTCGTCTGACGGGGATGACGAACCCGACGACGTAGATTATGAAGACTACGACGACGAAGACCAGGACGAGGACCAGGACGAAGAAGACGAAGACGAGGACGAAGACGAAGACAGCGACGATTAA
- a CDS encoding RNA-guided endonuclease InsQ/TnpB family protein, protein MFKAYKYRIYPTPEQQATLAKSFGCCRWYWNYALNLCQETYRATGKGLSRGYLQGLLPALKKEHPWLKEDVYSQCLQVVALNLSTAYRNFFEKRAKLPRFKSKQGRQSISYPQNVKFEGNYIKLPKVGLVRCRQHRSFEGKIKTVTLSKNPDGKYYASVLVEGKKEPPLLSTEGKAIGIDLGLTDFAITSEGSKYNNPKHFDKHARNLKRKQQKHARKRKGSNNRNKSRVKVAKIHTKISRCREDFLHKLSRKIVNENQVIVVESPLTPLNKGGTKGGIGMVRNHKLAKAISDVGWGMFCTMLKYKAESEGKVYLEVDRFFPSSKTCHACLNQIKSLSLDVRSWTCEHCQTRHDRDINAAINLKNEGLRILELGTRSTALGGDLRRGGRTSVLSSAVPSEDGSRYCNL, encoded by the coding sequence ATGTTCAAGGCGTACAAATACCGCATCTATCCAACCCCCGAGCAACAAGCGACTTTAGCCAAGAGCTTTGGTTGCTGTCGTTGGTATTGGAACTATGCGTTAAATTTGTGCCAAGAGACTTATCGAGCGACCGGAAAAGGTTTATCAAGGGGTTATCTTCAGGGATTATTACCTGCCCTCAAAAAGGAACACCCTTGGCTTAAAGAAGATGTCTATTCCCAATGCTTGCAAGTCGTGGCGTTGAACTTATCAACCGCTTATCGAAACTTCTTTGAGAAACGGGCAAAATTACCCCGATTCAAATCCAAGCAGGGAAGGCAATCTATCAGTTATCCTCAAAATGTTAAGTTTGAGGGAAATTACATCAAACTGCCTAAAGTTGGGTTAGTGCGTTGTCGTCAGCATCGAAGTTTTGAGGGAAAAATCAAAACTGTAACCCTCTCCAAAAATCCAGATGGTAAATATTATGCTTCAGTTTTGGTAGAGGGTAAAAAAGAACCTCCCCTCCTCTCAACTGAAGGAAAAGCAATTGGCATTGATTTAGGGCTGACCGATTTTGCAATTACCAGTGAGGGGTCGAAATATAATAATCCCAAGCATTTTGATAAACACGCGCGAAACCTAAAAAGAAAACAGCAAAAACACGCTCGAAAAAGGAAAGGCAGCAACAACCGCAATAAATCGCGGGTAAAAGTTGCCAAGATTCACACCAAAATAAGTCGCTGTCGTGAAGATTTTCTCCACAAGCTATCCCGTAAGATAGTGAACGAAAACCAAGTGATTGTGGTCGAATCCCCCCTAACCCCCCTTAATAAGGGGGGAACTAAAGGGGGGATAGGCATGGTTCGCAATCACAAACTCGCCAAAGCGATTAGTGATGTCGGTTGGGGGATGTTTTGTACGATGTTAAAGTACAAGGCTGAATCAGAAGGAAAAGTGTATCTAGAAGTCGATCGATTTTTTCCTTCTTCTAAAACTTGCCATGCATGTCTCAATCAAATCAAAAGCTTGTCTCTTGATGTAAGAAGTTGGACTTGCGAACATTGCCAAACTCGTCATGACAGGGATATCAATGCCGCCATTAATCTCAAAAATGAAGGCTTACGGATATTAGAGTTAGGAACTCGCTCTACTGCCCTTGGAGGGGATCTAAGACGAGGTGGTAGAACTTCAGTTCTATCTAGCGCAGTCCCCAGTGAAGACGGAAGCCGCTATTGTAATCTTTGA
- a CDS encoding pentapeptide repeat-containing protein: MKTGFFSAVAVPVIVFFAAPAVAENPAHLEQLLETNLCQGCDLSGADLSNAHLIGADLRGADLSGTNLSAANLEGADLTGANLAGSNLSNAFLNSASLRESNLEDVNFSDANLSFADLTDADLTDAILLNANLNGADLKQANMPSEILGRQ; this comes from the coding sequence ATGAAAACCGGGTTTTTCTCTGCCGTCGCAGTTCCTGTCATCGTCTTTTTTGCGGCTCCTGCCGTCGCCGAAAATCCCGCTCATCTCGAACAGTTGCTAGAAACGAATCTCTGTCAGGGATGCGATCTCAGTGGGGCCGATTTGAGTAACGCTCACTTGATCGGAGCGGATTTGCGAGGAGCCGACCTGAGTGGAACCAACCTGTCAGCCGCGAACCTGGAAGGGGCGGATCTCACGGGCGCTAATTTGGCAGGTTCCAATCTCAGCAATGCCTTTTTAAATAGTGCGAGTTTGCGAGAATCGAATTTAGAAGATGTCAATTTCAGCGATGCCAATTTATCCTTCGCCGATTTGACCGACGCCGATTTAACCGATGCCATTCTGCTCAATGCGAATTTGAATGGAGCTGATTTAAAACAAGCCAATATGCCAAGTGAAATTCTCGGACGGCAATAA
- a CDS encoding Npun_F5560 family protein, translating into MSQSETPTVQSLQAEVARLREDLQMKDQLVQQLSQELFRLVKSNANPILNQQVPEEYLEQMRLLREQMQGFEEQVDFYQEQIANRDGEIYQLRQSVQELTDRSRMLEQVVQELPEIYRAKFAERMAPVKEKVEKLQRENRQLHAELQSVSYRLALRSRRQSGNLELPKLSGGQGPDISLPSMGNA; encoded by the coding sequence GTGAGCCAATCTGAAACGCCAACCGTCCAATCCTTGCAAGCAGAAGTCGCTCGCCTGCGCGAAGACTTACAAATGAAAGACCAACTCGTACAGCAACTGTCTCAAGAACTGTTTCGCTTGGTCAAAAGCAACGCCAACCCGATTCTCAACCAGCAGGTGCCCGAAGAATATCTCGAACAAATGCGCCTGCTGCGCGAACAGATGCAAGGGTTTGAAGAACAAGTCGATTTCTACCAAGAACAAATCGCCAATCGCGACGGCGAGATCTACCAACTGCGCCAGTCCGTTCAGGAACTGACCGACCGTTCCCGGATGCTCGAACAAGTCGTCCAAGAACTCCCCGAAATCTATCGGGCCAAATTTGCCGAACGGATGGCCCCGGTCAAAGAAAAAGTCGAAAAACTCCAGCGAGAAAATCGCCAACTCCACGCCGAACTGCAAAGCGTCAGCTACCGTTTGGCGCTCAGAAGTCGGCGACAGTCCGGCAATCTGGAATTGCCGAAATTGTCTGGAGGTCAAGGACCCGATATCAGTTTGCCCTCGATGGGGAACGCTTAA
- a CDS encoding universal stress protein yields MIKKILVAVAGRGLCEEMLNMLLDIPAIQQASVTVLHVVPQQIVADDMAAKLEEGGKILAEAVKSLNIAPEKVNPRLKQGDAKTIVCEIAEEEDVDLIIMGSRALGRLQAILEGSVSQYVFQLASRPMLLVKDDVYVKKIKRVMVAMDKSKSARQCLDLALFLLREVKGGQLFLVRANPDKGITSEQDDPVLSEAVAEAKKYGVDYRCILQEGKPGEVICNLVEENNIDLLTIGSPDRRPSIAKSLVDLDRLLGNSLSDYVRVYANCPVLISRTSD; encoded by the coding sequence GTGATTAAAAAAATTTTAGTAGCGGTTGCCGGACGGGGACTGTGCGAAGAGATGCTCAATATGTTGCTGGATATTCCCGCAATTCAACAGGCATCGGTGACGGTTCTGCACGTGGTTCCGCAGCAAATTGTTGCCGATGATATGGCCGCCAAACTGGAAGAAGGGGGGAAAATTCTAGCCGAAGCGGTCAAGTCCCTCAATATTGCTCCGGAAAAAGTCAATCCGCGTCTCAAACAAGGGGATGCGAAAACGATCGTCTGCGAAATCGCCGAGGAAGAAGATGTCGATCTGATTATCATGGGGTCGCGGGCGTTAGGTCGCTTGCAAGCCATTTTGGAAGGATCGGTCAGTCAATACGTCTTCCAACTCGCCTCGCGTCCGATGCTGTTGGTCAAAGATGACGTTTACGTCAAAAAAATCAAGCGGGTGATGGTGGCGATGGATAAGTCCAAGTCCGCCCGCCAATGCTTGGATTTAGCCCTATTCCTGCTGCGCGAGGTCAAGGGGGGTCAATTGTTCTTAGTGCGCGCCAATCCCGATAAAGGGATTACCAGCGAACAAGACGATCCGGTGTTAAGCGAAGCCGTCGCCGAAGCGAAAAAATATGGGGTAGACTATCGCTGCATTCTCCAAGAAGGCAAACCCGGCGAGGTGATTTGTAATTTGGTCGAGGAAAATAACATCGACTTGTTGACGATCGGTTCGCCCGATCGCCGCCCGTCGATTGCCAAGAGTTTAGTGGATCTCGACCGCCTCCTCGGTAATTCTCTGTCCGACTACGTGCGCGTTTACGCCAACTGTCCGGTCTTGATTAGCCGAACCTCCGACTGA
- a CDS encoding argininosuccinate synthase, whose product MGRATKVVLAYSGGVDTTVCIPYLKNEWGVEEVITLAADLGQGEELGPIKEKALKYGASESLVADATEVFVKDYAFPAIQANALYENRYPLSTALARPLIAKLLVDAADKYGADAVAHGCTGKGNDQVRFDVSIAALNPDLKVLAPAREWGMSREQTIEYGERFGIPAPVKKSSPYSIDRNLLGRSIEAGPLEDPWTEPLEEIFVMTKAIADTPDEPEYVEITFTQGLPTAVNGKALDPVALVSELNTLAGRHGIGRIDMVENRLVGIKSREIYETPALLLLIHAHRDLESLTLTKDVTLYKRGIEETYSQLIYNGLWYHPLKDALDAFIIKTQEQVSGTVRVKLFKGNATIVGRQSEQSLYTPDLATYGADDQFDHKAAEGFIYVWGLPTRVWSQKLRG is encoded by the coding sequence ATGGGTCGCGCTACCAAAGTTGTATTAGCCTATTCGGGCGGTGTCGATACGACCGTTTGCATTCCTTACCTCAAAAACGAATGGGGGGTTGAAGAAGTCATTACCTTAGCCGCCGATCTCGGGCAAGGGGAAGAACTCGGACCGATTAAAGAAAAAGCCCTCAAATATGGGGCGAGTGAATCTCTGGTGGCCGATGCAACCGAAGTTTTTGTCAAAGACTACGCATTTCCAGCGATTCAAGCCAATGCACTCTACGAAAATCGCTATCCCCTTTCGACCGCTTTAGCCAGACCGTTGATTGCTAAACTTTTAGTCGATGCCGCCGATAAATACGGCGCCGATGCGGTCGCCCACGGCTGTACCGGGAAAGGGAACGACCAGGTGCGCTTTGACGTGTCGATTGCGGCGCTCAATCCGGATTTGAAAGTCCTCGCGCCCGCCCGGGAATGGGGGATGAGTCGGGAACAGACGATCGAATACGGCGAACGCTTTGGGATTCCGGCCCCGGTCAAGAAGTCGTCGCCGTACAGTATCGATCGCAACTTGCTCGGTCGCAGTATTGAAGCCGGGCCGTTGGAGGATCCGTGGACCGAACCTCTGGAAGAAATTTTTGTCATGACAAAGGCGATCGCCGACACTCCGGACGAACCGGAATATGTCGAAATCACCTTTACTCAAGGGCTGCCCACCGCCGTCAACGGTAAAGCATTGGATCCGGTAGCGTTGGTGAGCGAACTCAACACCTTGGCGGGCCGTCATGGCATCGGGCGCATCGATATGGTCGAAAACCGTCTGGTGGGGATTAAATCTCGCGAAATTTACGAAACACCAGCCTTGTTGTTACTCATTCACGCCCACCGCGATCTCGAAAGTCTCACGTTGACGAAAGACGTGACTCTCTACAAGCGCGGGATCGAGGAAACTTACAGCCAGTTGATTTATAACGGCTTGTGGTATCACCCGCTCAAAGATGCTCTGGATGCCTTCATTATCAAGACTCAGGAGCAAGTCTCGGGAACGGTGCGGGTCAAGTTGTTTAAAGGCAATGCGACGATTGTGGGCCGTCAGTCGGAACAGTCTTTGTATACGCCGGATTTGGCAACTTACGGCGCCGACGACCAGTTCGATCACAAAGCCGCAGAAGGGTTTATTTACGTGTGGGGTCTCCCCACGCGGGTTTGGTCGCAAAAGTTGCGCGGTTAA
- a CDS encoding acyl-CoA thioesterase: MTEQRNPQAKLPPTEAIETLSALPGGTWFEYPVRAHPHHTDYAGIVWHGTYLTWMEEARVESLRAIGINFADLVNLGCDLPVVELSVRYHKPMQMGMDAVVRTRMTQMDGVRLNWEYQIRSVATGELFLTGLVTLVAVDRDKGKIMRRLPPAFQDALVKLSRE; the protein is encoded by the coding sequence ATGACAGAGCAACGCAACCCGCAAGCCAAACTGCCACCGACGGAGGCGATCGAGACTTTATCGGCCCTTCCGGGCGGAACGTGGTTTGAATACCCGGTGCGAGCGCACCCCCACCATACCGATTATGCCGGGATTGTCTGGCACGGAACCTATTTAACCTGGATGGAAGAAGCGCGGGTGGAGTCGTTGCGGGCGATCGGGATTAATTTCGCCGATTTGGTCAACCTCGGTTGCGATTTGCCCGTGGTCGAACTCTCCGTGCGCTACCACAAGCCGATGCAGATGGGTATGGATGCGGTGGTCCGAACCCGCATGACCCAGATGGACGGGGTACGCTTGAATTGGGAATATCAGATTCGGTCCGTCGCCACTGGAGAGCTGTTCCTGACGGGGTTGGTGACCTTGGTCGCCGTCGATCGCGATAAGGGAAAAATCATGCGGCGCCTGCCTCCCGCGTTCCAAGATGCCCTCGTCAAGCTGTCGCGCGAGTGA
- a CDS encoding ABC-F family ATP-binding cassette domain-containing protein: MLRLEHVSKIYPTGEVLKDINWEVKPGDRIGLVGVNGAGKSTQLKIIAGEIEPTAGEIIRPANLHLAYLTQEFEVDPGRTVREEFWTVFKDANEIQHRLLQVQRDMERATPDELDRLIKKLDQLQRQFEALDGYTLDAQIEKILPEMGFTLEDGDRLVSAFSGGWQMRMSLGKILLQNPDLLLLDEPTNHLDLETIEWLETYLKGLSTPMVIVSHDREFLDRLCTQIVETERGVSTTYLGNYSAYLAQKELDREAQSVAYERQQKELEKQQAFIEKFRASATRSTQAKSREKQLDKIERREAPTGSLKSLRFQFPPAPRSGREVVKIDNLVHTYDDKILFLDANLEIERGDRIAFLGPNGCGKSTLLHMMVGLETPTEGTVKLGDHNVIPGYFEQNQAEALDLEKTVMETIHDEVPDWKNEEVRTLLGRFLFSGETVFKKVVALSGGEKARLALARMLLRPANLLILDEPTNHLDIPAKEMLEEALSQYDGTVIIVSHDRYFISKVANKIVEIRDGEFRTYLGDYHYYLDKIAEEKEAARIAKLEAEKAAKKAAKKSKTGSKRK, translated from the coding sequence ATGTTAAGACTCGAACACGTTAGTAAAATATACCCCACTGGTGAAGTTCTCAAGGATATTAACTGGGAAGTCAAGCCCGGCGATCGCATCGGCTTAGTCGGCGTCAACGGCGCCGGAAAATCCACCCAACTCAAAATCATTGCTGGAGAAATCGAACCGACCGCCGGAGAAATTATCCGCCCCGCCAACTTGCACCTCGCCTACCTCACCCAAGAATTCGAGGTAGACCCCGGACGCACGGTTCGCGAGGAATTTTGGACCGTCTTTAAAGACGCCAACGAGATCCAACATCGCTTGCTTCAAGTCCAGCGCGACATGGAACGGGCCACCCCGGACGAGTTAGACCGCCTCATCAAAAAACTCGACCAACTCCAGCGCCAATTTGAAGCCTTGGACGGTTACACGTTAGACGCCCAAATCGAGAAAATCTTACCGGAAATGGGCTTTACCCTCGAAGACGGCGATCGCCTCGTGAGCGCCTTCAGTGGCGGCTGGCAAATGCGGATGAGTTTGGGTAAAATCCTCCTCCAAAATCCCGACCTCCTGCTCCTCGACGAACCGACCAACCACCTCGACCTCGAAACGATCGAATGGTTGGAAACCTACCTCAAAGGCTTGTCCACGCCGATGGTCATCGTCTCCCACGACCGGGAATTTCTCGATCGCCTCTGCACCCAAATCGTCGAAACCGAACGCGGCGTTTCTACCACCTATCTCGGCAATTATTCCGCCTATCTCGCCCAAAAAGAACTCGATCGCGAAGCCCAATCCGTCGCCTACGAACGGCAACAAAAAGAACTCGAAAAACAACAGGCATTTATTGAAAAATTCCGCGCCAGTGCGACCCGCAGCACCCAAGCCAAAAGCCGCGAAAAACAACTCGACAAAATCGAACGCCGGGAAGCTCCCACCGGGTCGCTCAAGAGTTTGCGCTTTCAATTCCCCCCGGCCCCGCGAAGCGGTCGCGAAGTCGTCAAGATTGACAACTTGGTCCATACTTACGACGACAAAATTCTATTTCTCGACGCTAATTTAGAGATCGAACGCGGCGATCGCATCGCCTTTCTCGGCCCCAACGGCTGCGGTAAATCTACCCTCCTTCACATGATGGTCGGCTTGGAAACCCCCACCGAAGGAACGGTCAAACTCGGCGATCATAACGTCATTCCCGGTTACTTCGAGCAGAACCAAGCCGAAGCCTTAGACCTGGAAAAAACCGTCATGGAAACCATCCACGACGAAGTCCCCGACTGGAAAAACGAGGAAGTCCGCACCCTGCTCGGGCGTTTTTTGTTTAGCGGCGAAACCGTCTTTAAAAAGGTCGTCGCGCTCAGTGGAGGGGAAAAAGCACGTTTGGCTCTGGCGCGAATGCTCCTGCGTCCCGCTAATTTATTGATTTTGGACGAGCCGACCAATCACCTCGACATTCCCGCGAAGGAAATGCTCGAAGAAGCCCTCAGTCAATACGACGGCACGGTGATTATTGTCTCTCACGACCGCTATTTTATCTCCAAGGTTGCCAATAAAATTGTCGAGATCCGCGATGGTGAATTCCGCACTTATTTAGGTGACTATCACTATTACTTAGATAAAATCGCCGAGGAGAAGGAAGCGGCACGAATCGCCAAATTAGAGGCAGAAAAAGCGGCGAAGAAAGCGGCGAAGAAGTCTAAGACGGGGTCGAAGCGCAAGTAA
- a CDS encoding STAS domain-containing protein — protein sequence MASQKSIEPVVLHLSERLDSQTGNQLHQQVLQNRPERVRLFAIDMGDVSFADSSGLFALVGTLRTARDRGSRLVLFNLKASVRVIFEISQLDLVFEIFDNYEAMADFLHAEGILLKTKRDLIAA from the coding sequence GTGGCGTCTCAAAAATCGATTGAACCCGTCGTGCTTCACTTGTCCGAGCGCTTGGACTCTCAGACGGGAAATCAATTGCACCAACAAGTGCTACAAAATCGTCCGGAGCGCGTCCGTTTATTCGCCATCGACATGGGCGATGTCTCCTTTGCCGATAGTTCGGGGTTGTTTGCGTTGGTCGGTACCCTGAGAACGGCGCGCGATCGCGGTTCTCGTCTCGTTTTGTTCAATCTCAAAGCCAGCGTGCGGGTCATTTTTGAAATCAGTCAACTCGATCTCGTCTTTGAAATTTTCGACAACTACGAAGCGATGGCCGACTTTCTGCACGCAGAAGGGATCTTACTCAAAACCAAGCGAGATTTAATCGCCGCTTGA
- a CDS encoding RNA polymerase sigma factor SigF, whose translation MLTTVSKEVKRESLELLRQYEQSPSTEVRNELVQLNFGLVRKEVHHWMQQCPENYDDLLQVGCLGLIRAIERFDLSKGHAFSSFAVPYIRGEIQHYLRDKSPSVRIPRNWLTLQRQAAKVVQKLQVELNRHPSDAEIAEGLGIPLNEWHEIKLACRNRAPLSLDAPVVDEEEGAASLGELVPDPGYRSFQLAQEDRIRLQQALANLEERTRHVLEFVFLYDLTQKETAERLGISAVTVSRRVKKGLDALKQMMGTNL comes from the coding sequence ATGCTGACAACAGTCTCCAAAGAAGTCAAACGCGAAAGTTTAGAGCTGCTGCGTCAATACGAGCAGTCTCCTTCAACCGAGGTTCGTAACGAACTCGTACAGCTCAACTTCGGTTTGGTAAGAAAAGAAGTGCATCACTGGATGCAGCAATGTCCCGAAAACTACGACGATCTGCTTCAGGTCGGCTGTTTGGGACTGATTCGGGCGATCGAACGCTTCGACCTGTCTAAAGGTCATGCCTTCAGTTCGTTTGCCGTTCCTTACATTCGTGGGGAAATCCAGCACTACCTGCGCGATAAAAGCCCTTCGGTTCGCATTCCGCGCAACTGGCTGACCCTCCAACGTCAGGCGGCAAAAGTCGTTCAAAAGCTGCAAGTCGAACTCAACCGCCATCCTTCCGATGCGGAAATCGCCGAAGGATTGGGAATTCCTTTAAACGAATGGCACGAGATCAAGCTCGCCTGTCGCAACCGCGCGCCTCTGAGTTTAGATGCTCCCGTGGTCGATGAAGAAGAAGGCGCCGCCTCTCTCGGCGAGTTGGTTCCCGATCCGGGATATCGCAGTTTTCAACTGGCCCAGGAAGACCGCATCCGCTTGCAACAGGCTTTAGCCAATTTGGAAGAACGCACCCGTCACGTGTTAGAGTTCGTGTTTCTCTACGATTTGACTCAAAAGGAAACCGCCGAACGCCTCGGAATCAGTGCGGTGACCGTTTCCCGCCGGGTGAAAAAAGGACTCGACGCCCTCAAGCAGATGATGGGGACAAACCTTTAA
- a CDS encoding glycosyltransferase family 2 protein yields MLVSVIIPTFDRRPILAKCLAALEAQTVSESGVADYEVIVVDDGSTDETIAYLEANRDRYPHVRCFSQSHRGPAAARNLGLEKATGETIVFIDSDLVVTEHFLQAHLDALHAASVRSGSDRLFTYGRVINTNNFDNPTAEPYKITDFSAAYFATGNVAIARKWLDAVGGFDPRFQQYGWEDLELGVRLKKQLGLKLVKCPQAVGYHWHPPFCLDDLPRAIDREIERGRMGVLFYQKHPTWDVKMMIQMTWLHRVLWGVLSLGGRLNERSMAGLLQWAIDRGHAQIALELSRIFLNWYNVQAVYAAYHATFARQRATNKRK; encoded by the coding sequence GTGTTGGTCAGCGTAATTATTCCAACGTTCGATCGCCGCCCGATTTTAGCAAAATGTCTCGCGGCTTTGGAAGCTCAAACCGTTTCGGAGTCGGGGGTTGCCGATTATGAAGTCATCGTCGTAGACGACGGGTCCACAGACGAGACGATCGCCTATTTAGAAGCGAATCGCGATCGCTATCCTCACGTTCGCTGTTTTTCTCAATCCCATCGCGGTCCGGCTGCCGCCCGGAATTTGGGCTTAGAAAAAGCCACTGGAGAAACGATCGTCTTTATCGATAGCGATTTGGTCGTCACCGAGCATTTTTTGCAAGCCCACCTCGATGCACTCCACGCCGCCTCAGTTCGCTCGGGCAGCGATCGCCTGTTTACTTACGGGCGCGTTATTAATACGAATAACTTTGACAATCCTACCGCAGAACCTTATAAAATTACGGATTTTTCGGCAGCTTATTTTGCCACGGGAAACGTGGCGATCGCCCGTAAATGGTTGGATGCCGTCGGCGGATTCGATCCTCGGTTTCAACAGTACGGCTGGGAAGATTTAGAACTCGGCGTCCGTCTCAAAAAACAATTGGGATTGAAATTAGTTAAATGTCCGCAAGCCGTCGGCTACCACTGGCATCCGCCCTTTTGCCTCGACGATTTGCCTCGGGCGATCGACCGCGAAATCGAACGCGGCAGAATGGGGGTTTTATTCTATCAAAAACATCCCACCTGGGACGTTAAAATGATGATTCAAATGACTTGGTTGCATCGGGTACTGTGGGGAGTGCTGTCTTTGGGAGGACGCTTGAACGAGCGATCGATGGCGGGACTGTTGCAATGGGCGATCGATCGCGGTCACGCTCAAATTGCCTTAGAACTCTCTCGAATTTTTTTAAATTGGTATAACGTCCAAGCAGTTTATGCCGCCTACCATGCCACCTTTGCCCGCCAACGAGCCACCAACAAGCGGAAATGA